The following are encoded in a window of Oncorhynchus mykiss isolate Arlee chromosome 11, USDA_OmykA_1.1, whole genome shotgun sequence genomic DNA:
- the LOC110535660 gene encoding transmembrane protein 108 isoform X1 — translation MPKARVHCRLPHPENHEHCGGGLGPHDTMKRSLQVLRRQLLSVLAILSVPLGVVSSTQELYPSRTPKDPVSMSAPHSSPPNPLLPLPDWQQEDSSSGDPWSPQGRALPTGIIKPTTAPTSWGWHLTHHTSLAHTVTPPSKDSLIHAAATFSPNTVRVNQDPGPGSVSPSPVKQAHSPSSGALNPGHSSSSLSADQGLLPNSVNQAHSPDTVNVNQGNSPPSPPSSAGPPSEVAPAAVEGTPDSGSALAPSLPSPLTDREHTLGLELGGPPAPTHTQEPMGGNVKEPTDTSQQDFTTELQPSSLSSSSSEDAALDQTLWEHVEATPELSRPHAITLREVHSLVNEDPTLELKTDGNVTFHSGSVEGIPGKDPSSQWNSSSATEPPSTASGNFLNRLVPATTADPWGPGNGSSPALDSPLSSATICLSKMDIVWIVLAISVPVSSCSVLLTVCCMRRKKKSSNQENNLSYWNNAITMDYFNRHAVELPREITSLDNAEEWMPRRRVYPLTGTTETAGWCWLTLSARRPCSSTERSPVTSREEGRWSCDHVLKPPIQDCQK, via the exons gtgttcTAGCGATCCTATCTGTGCCATTGGGAGTGGTGTCCTCTACCCAGGAGCTGTACCCCAGCCGGACCCCCAAGGACCCTGTCTCCATGTCAGCGCCCCACAGCAGCCCCCCTAACCCGCTCCTGCCTCTCCCAGACTGGCAGCAGGAGGACTCCAGCAGCGGGGACCCTTGGTCCCCCCAGGGAAGGGCGCTGCCCACAGGCATCATCAAGCCCACCACTGCCCCCACCTCCTGGGGCTGGCATCTAACCCACCACACCAGCCTGGCACACACTGTGACACCACCCAGTAAAGACAGCCTCATTCATGCTGCAGCTACTTTCAGTCCTAACACTGTGAGAGTAAACCAAGACCCTGGCCCTGGCTCTGTCAGCCCCAGTCCAGTCAAGCAGGCCCATTCCCCCAGCTCTGGTGCTCTCAACCCAGGCCACAGCTCCAGTTCTCTCAGTGCAGACCAGGGCCTCTTGCCCAACTCAGTCAATCAAGCCCATAGCCCAGATACTGTTAATGTTAACCAGGGCAACAGCCCTCCTAGCCCTCCCAGCTCTGCTGGCCCACCGAGTGAGGTAGCTCCAGCTGCAGTGGAGGGGACTCCAGACTCTGGGTCTGCCCTGGCTCCTTCTTTGCCCAGCCCGCTCACAGATAGAGAGCATACTCTGGGCCTGGAGCTTGGTGGTCCACCggcccccacacacacccaggaGCCTATGGGGGGGAATGTCAAGGAGCCCACAGACACCAGTCAGCAGGACTTCACCACTGAGCTgcagccttcctctctctcctcctcttcctcagaggATGCTGCTCTAGATCAGACCCTTTGGGAGCATGTTGAAGCCACGCCCGAGCTTTCCCGACCCCACGCCATCACCCTACGGGAGGTGCACTCCCTGGTCAACGAGGACCCCACCCTGGAGCTCAAAACAGATGGCAATGTCACTTTTCATAGCGGCAGTGTGGAGGGCATCCCTGGCAAGGACCCTTCCTCCCAGTGGAACAGCTCATCCGCTACGGAGCCCCCCTCCACGGCCAGTGGGAACTTTCTGAACCGACTGGTCCCCGCCACCACTGCAGACCCCTGGGGTCCTGGTAATGGCTCCAGCCCAGCTCTGGACTCACCGCTGTCCAGCGCCACCATCTGCCTGAGCAAGATGGACATTGTGTGGATCGTGTTGGCCATCAGTGTGCCTGTGTCCTCATGCT ctgtccTGCTGACCGTGTGCTGtatgaggaggaagaagaagtctTCAAATCAGGAGAACAACCTGAGCTACTGGAACAATGCCATCACCATGGACTACTTCAACAGGCACGCGGTGGAGCTGCCCCGGGAAATCACATCCCTTGAcaatgctgag GAGTGGATGCCGAG gagaCGTGTCTACCCCCTAACGGGGACTACAGAAACAGCGGGGTGGTGCTGGTTAACCCTTTCTGCCAGGAGACCTTGTTCATCAACAGAGAGAAGTCCTGTGACATCTAGAGAGGAGGGACGCTGGTCTTGTGACCATGTCCTGAAACCACCAATACAAGACTGTCAAAAATAA
- the LOC110535660 gene encoding transmembrane protein 108 isoform X3, with the protein MKRSLQVLRRQLLSVLAILSVPLGVVSSTQELYPSRTPKDPVSMSAPHSSPPNPLLPLPDWQQEDSSSGDPWSPQGRALPTGIIKPTTAPTSWGWHLTHHTSLAHTVTPPSKDSLIHAAATFSPNTVRVNQDPGPGSVSPSPVKQAHSPSSGALNPGHSSSSLSADQGLLPNSVNQAHSPDTVNVNQGNSPPSPPSSAGPPSEVAPAAVEGTPDSGSALAPSLPSPLTDREHTLGLELGGPPAPTHTQEPMGGNVKEPTDTSQQDFTTELQPSSLSSSSSEDAALDQTLWEHVEATPELSRPHAITLREVHSLVNEDPTLELKTDGNVTFHSGSVEGIPGKDPSSQWNSSSATEPPSTASGNFLNRLVPATTADPWGPGNGSSPALDSPLSSATICLSKMDIVWIVLAISVPVSSCSVLLTVCCMRRKKKSSNQENNLSYWNNAITMDYFNRHAVELPREITSLDNAEEWMPRRRVYPLTGTTETAGWCWLTLSARRPCSSTERSPVTSREEGRWSCDHVLKPPIQDCQK; encoded by the exons gtgttcTAGCGATCCTATCTGTGCCATTGGGAGTGGTGTCCTCTACCCAGGAGCTGTACCCCAGCCGGACCCCCAAGGACCCTGTCTCCATGTCAGCGCCCCACAGCAGCCCCCCTAACCCGCTCCTGCCTCTCCCAGACTGGCAGCAGGAGGACTCCAGCAGCGGGGACCCTTGGTCCCCCCAGGGAAGGGCGCTGCCCACAGGCATCATCAAGCCCACCACTGCCCCCACCTCCTGGGGCTGGCATCTAACCCACCACACCAGCCTGGCACACACTGTGACACCACCCAGTAAAGACAGCCTCATTCATGCTGCAGCTACTTTCAGTCCTAACACTGTGAGAGTAAACCAAGACCCTGGCCCTGGCTCTGTCAGCCCCAGTCCAGTCAAGCAGGCCCATTCCCCCAGCTCTGGTGCTCTCAACCCAGGCCACAGCTCCAGTTCTCTCAGTGCAGACCAGGGCCTCTTGCCCAACTCAGTCAATCAAGCCCATAGCCCAGATACTGTTAATGTTAACCAGGGCAACAGCCCTCCTAGCCCTCCCAGCTCTGCTGGCCCACCGAGTGAGGTAGCTCCAGCTGCAGTGGAGGGGACTCCAGACTCTGGGTCTGCCCTGGCTCCTTCTTTGCCCAGCCCGCTCACAGATAGAGAGCATACTCTGGGCCTGGAGCTTGGTGGTCCACCggcccccacacacacccaggaGCCTATGGGGGGGAATGTCAAGGAGCCCACAGACACCAGTCAGCAGGACTTCACCACTGAGCTgcagccttcctctctctcctcctcttcctcagaggATGCTGCTCTAGATCAGACCCTTTGGGAGCATGTTGAAGCCACGCCCGAGCTTTCCCGACCCCACGCCATCACCCTACGGGAGGTGCACTCCCTGGTCAACGAGGACCCCACCCTGGAGCTCAAAACAGATGGCAATGTCACTTTTCATAGCGGCAGTGTGGAGGGCATCCCTGGCAAGGACCCTTCCTCCCAGTGGAACAGCTCATCCGCTACGGAGCCCCCCTCCACGGCCAGTGGGAACTTTCTGAACCGACTGGTCCCCGCCACCACTGCAGACCCCTGGGGTCCTGGTAATGGCTCCAGCCCAGCTCTGGACTCACCGCTGTCCAGCGCCACCATCTGCCTGAGCAAGATGGACATTGTGTGGATCGTGTTGGCCATCAGTGTGCCTGTGTCCTCATGCT ctgtccTGCTGACCGTGTGCTGtatgaggaggaagaagaagtctTCAAATCAGGAGAACAACCTGAGCTACTGGAACAATGCCATCACCATGGACTACTTCAACAGGCACGCGGTGGAGCTGCCCCGGGAAATCACATCCCTTGAcaatgctgag GAGTGGATGCCGAG gagaCGTGTCTACCCCCTAACGGGGACTACAGAAACAGCGGGGTGGTGCTGGTTAACCCTTTCTGCCAGGAGACCTTGTTCATCAACAGAGAGAAGTCCTGTGACATCTAGAGAGGAGGGACGCTGGTCTTGTGACCATGTCCTGAAACCACCAATACAAGACTGTCAAAAATAA
- the LOC110535660 gene encoding transmembrane protein 108 isoform X2 produces MPKARVHCRLPHPENHEHCGGGLGPHDTMKRSLQVLRRQLLSVLAILSVPLGVVSSTQELYPSRTPKDPVSMSAPHSSPPNPLLPLPDWQQEDSSSGDPWSPQGRALPTGIIKPTTAPTSWGWHLTHHTSLAHTVTPPSKDSLIHAAATFSPNTVRVNQDPGPGSVSPSPVKQAHSPSSGALNPGHSSSSLSADQGLLPNSVNQAHSPDTVNVNQGNSPPSPPSSAGPPSEVAPAAVEGTPDSGSALAPSLPSPLTDREHTLGLELGGPPAPTHTQEPMGGNVKEPTDTSQQDFTTELQPSSLSSSSSEDAALDQTLWEHVEATPELSRPHAITLREVHSLVNEDPTLELKTDGNVTFHSGSVEGIPGKDPSSQWNSSSATEPPSTASGNFLNRLVPATTADPWGPGNGSSPALDSPLSSATICLSKMDIVWIVLAISVPVSSCSVLLTVCCMRRKKKSSNQENNLSYWNNAITMDYFNRHAVELPREITSLDNAEETCLPPNGDYRNSGVVLVNPFCQETLFINREKSCDI; encoded by the exons gtgttcTAGCGATCCTATCTGTGCCATTGGGAGTGGTGTCCTCTACCCAGGAGCTGTACCCCAGCCGGACCCCCAAGGACCCTGTCTCCATGTCAGCGCCCCACAGCAGCCCCCCTAACCCGCTCCTGCCTCTCCCAGACTGGCAGCAGGAGGACTCCAGCAGCGGGGACCCTTGGTCCCCCCAGGGAAGGGCGCTGCCCACAGGCATCATCAAGCCCACCACTGCCCCCACCTCCTGGGGCTGGCATCTAACCCACCACACCAGCCTGGCACACACTGTGACACCACCCAGTAAAGACAGCCTCATTCATGCTGCAGCTACTTTCAGTCCTAACACTGTGAGAGTAAACCAAGACCCTGGCCCTGGCTCTGTCAGCCCCAGTCCAGTCAAGCAGGCCCATTCCCCCAGCTCTGGTGCTCTCAACCCAGGCCACAGCTCCAGTTCTCTCAGTGCAGACCAGGGCCTCTTGCCCAACTCAGTCAATCAAGCCCATAGCCCAGATACTGTTAATGTTAACCAGGGCAACAGCCCTCCTAGCCCTCCCAGCTCTGCTGGCCCACCGAGTGAGGTAGCTCCAGCTGCAGTGGAGGGGACTCCAGACTCTGGGTCTGCCCTGGCTCCTTCTTTGCCCAGCCCGCTCACAGATAGAGAGCATACTCTGGGCCTGGAGCTTGGTGGTCCACCggcccccacacacacccaggaGCCTATGGGGGGGAATGTCAAGGAGCCCACAGACACCAGTCAGCAGGACTTCACCACTGAGCTgcagccttcctctctctcctcctcttcctcagaggATGCTGCTCTAGATCAGACCCTTTGGGAGCATGTTGAAGCCACGCCCGAGCTTTCCCGACCCCACGCCATCACCCTACGGGAGGTGCACTCCCTGGTCAACGAGGACCCCACCCTGGAGCTCAAAACAGATGGCAATGTCACTTTTCATAGCGGCAGTGTGGAGGGCATCCCTGGCAAGGACCCTTCCTCCCAGTGGAACAGCTCATCCGCTACGGAGCCCCCCTCCACGGCCAGTGGGAACTTTCTGAACCGACTGGTCCCCGCCACCACTGCAGACCCCTGGGGTCCTGGTAATGGCTCCAGCCCAGCTCTGGACTCACCGCTGTCCAGCGCCACCATCTGCCTGAGCAAGATGGACATTGTGTGGATCGTGTTGGCCATCAGTGTGCCTGTGTCCTCATGCT ctgtccTGCTGACCGTGTGCTGtatgaggaggaagaagaagtctTCAAATCAGGAGAACAACCTGAGCTACTGGAACAATGCCATCACCATGGACTACTTCAACAGGCACGCGGTGGAGCTGCCCCGGGAAATCACATCCCTTGAcaatgctgag gagaCGTGTCTACCCCCTAACGGGGACTACAGAAACAGCGGGGTGGTGCTGGTTAACCCTTTCTGCCAGGAGACCTTGTTCATCAACAGAGAGAAGTCCTGTGACATCTAG